GCGTTGAGCCGCTCCTTCTCCGACTCCAGCTCGATCCGGTCGTACTTGGTCAGCCGGCGCAGCGGCGTGTCCAGGATGTACTGCGTCTGCACGTCCGACAGCGAGAAGCGCTCGATCAGGCGCTCCTTGGCCTGCGCGGAGTTCTCGCTGGAGCGGATCAGGCGGATCACCTCGTCGATGTCCACCAGGGCGGTGAGCAGACCCTCGACCAGGTGAAGACGGTCGCGCCGCTTGCCGCGCCGGAACTCGCTGCGCCGCCGCACCACGTCGAACCGGTGGTCGAGGTAGACCTCGAGCAGCTCCTTGAGCCCCAGCGTCAGCGGCTGGCCGTCGACCAGGGCCACGTTGTTGATGCCGAAGGACTCCTCCATGGCGGTCAGCTTGTAGAGCTGCTCCAGGACGGCCTCCGGCACGAAGCCGTTCTTGATCTCGATGACCAGGCGCAGGCCGTGCTCGCGGTCGGTGAGGTCCTTGACGTCGGCGATGCCCTGGATCTTCTTGGCGCCGACCAGGTCCTTGATCTTCGAGATGACCTTCTCCGGGCCGACCGCGAACGGCAGTTCGGTGACGACGAGGCCCTTGCGGCGGGCCGTCACCGTCTCGATCTCCACCGTGGCGCGGATCTTGAACGTGCCGCGGCCCGACGCGTACGCGTCCCGGATGCCGGACAGTCCGACGATCCGGCCGCCGGTCGGCAGGTCCGGGCCCGGGACGTGCTTCATCAGCGCGTCCAGGTCCGCGTTCGGGTACCGGATCAGATGGCGGGCGGCGGCGATCACCTCGCGCAGGTTGTGCGGCGGCATGTTCGTCGCCATGCCGACGGCGATTCCGGACGCGCCGTTGACCAGCAGGTTCGGGAAGGCGGCGGGGAGCGCCACCGGTTCCTGTTCCTGGCCGTCGTAGTTCGGCCCGAAGTCGACGGTGTCCTCCTCGATGGACTCCGTCATCAGGCTCGTCGCCTCGGCCATGCGGCACTCGGTGTACCGCATGGCGGCCGGCGGGTCGTCGTTGCCCAGCGAACCGAAGTTGCCGTGGCCGTCGACCAGGGGGACGCGCATCGAGAAGGGCTGCGCCATGCGGACCAGGGCGTCGTAGATCGACGCGTCGCCGTGCGGGTGCAGCTTGCCCATGACCTCGCCGACGACGCGGGCGCACTTGACGTAGCCGCGGTCGGGGCGCAGGCCCATCTCGTTCATCTGGTAGACGATGCGGCGGTGCACCGGCTTGAGGCCGTCCCGGGCGTCGGGGAGGGCGCGGGAGTAGATGACCGAGTACGCGTACTCGAGGAAGGAGCCCTGCATCTCGTCGACGACGTCGATGTCGAGGATCCGCTCCTCGTACGAGTCGTCGGGCGGCGGGGTCTTGGTGCTGCGGCGGGCCATCGCTGCCGGCTCCTTGTGTGGGCGTGGGCGGGTTCTGTGCGGACCATTGTGGACCGGGGGACCGACAACGTGTCGCGGGACCCGGCCCGGAGGGCCGGGGGGCCGCCCCCGGATCCTTCTGGGCGTGTGGTGTCCGACCGCCGGTGGGCTTCCCGCGCCCGCGCGGCGGAGCCGCTCATCGGCACGGCCCCGCGCCCCTTTCGGGGGCGCATACAGTGGCAGGAACTGCGCGGTTGGCTGCAACCGCTTCCGTGAGTGAAGGGACGTACATGCCCATGGGTCACACGGCCACAGCCGAGGCAGGCTCCGGCGGCCTGACAGCGAGTGAGCACCGCCTGGCCAACGGTCTGCGCGTGGTGCTCTCCGAGGACCACCTGACCCCGGTCGCCGCGGTGTGCCTCTGGTACGACGTCGGCTCGCGCCACGAGGTCAAGGGGCGTACCGGCCTGGCTCACCTCTTCGAGCACCTGATGTTCCAGGGCTCCGGCCAGGTGAAGGGCAACGGCCACTTCGAACTGGTGCAGGGCGCCGGCGGCTCCCTCAACGGCACCACCAGCTTCGAGCGCACCAACTACTTCGAGACCATGCCCGCCCACCAGCTGGAGCTCGCCCTCTGGCTGGAGGCCGACCGCATGGGCTCGCTGCTGGCCGCCCTGGACGAGGAGTCCATGGAGAACCAGCGGGACGTCGTCAAGAACGAGCGCCGCCAGCGTTACGACAACGTCCCCTACGGCACCGCGTTCGAGAGGCTGACCGCGCTCGCCTACCCCGAGGGCCACCCCTACCACCACACCCCGATCGGCTCGATGGCCGACCTGGACGCGGCCACCCTGGAGGACGCCCGCGCGTTCTTCCGGACCTACTACGCGCCGAACAACGCCGTCCTGTCGATCGTCGGCGACATCGACCCCGAGCAGACGCTCGCCTGGGTCGAGAAGTACTTCGGCTCCATCGCCTCGCACGACGGCAAGCCCGCCCCGCGCGACGGCTCGCTGCCCGACGTCCTCGGGGAACAGCTCCGCGAGGTCGTCGAGGAGGAGGTCCCCGCGCGCGCGTTGATGGCCGCCTACCGGCTCCCGGAGGACGGCACGCGCGCGTGCGACGCGGCCGACCTGGCGCTCACCGTGCTCGGCGGCGGCGAGTCCTCCCGGCTGTTCAACCGTCTGGTGCGCCGCGACCGCACCGCCGTCGCCGCCGGCTTCGGCCTGCTCCGGCTGGCCGGGGCGCCCTCGCTCGGCTGGCTGGACGTGAAGACCTCCGGCGACGTCGAGGTGCCCGTCATCGAGGCGGCCGTCGACGAGGAGCTCGCCCGGTTCGCCGAGGA
The DNA window shown above is from Streptomyces sp. NBC_00670 and carries:
- a CDS encoding DNA gyrase/topoisomerase IV subunit A — protein: MARRSTKTPPPDDSYEERILDIDVVDEMQGSFLEYAYSVIYSRALPDARDGLKPVHRRIVYQMNEMGLRPDRGYVKCARVVGEVMGKLHPHGDASIYDALVRMAQPFSMRVPLVDGHGNFGSLGNDDPPAAMRYTECRMAEATSLMTESIEEDTVDFGPNYDGQEQEPVALPAAFPNLLVNGASGIAVGMATNMPPHNLREVIAAARHLIRYPNADLDALMKHVPGPDLPTGGRIVGLSGIRDAYASGRGTFKIRATVEIETVTARRKGLVVTELPFAVGPEKVISKIKDLVGAKKIQGIADVKDLTDREHGLRLVIEIKNGFVPEAVLEQLYKLTAMEESFGINNVALVDGQPLTLGLKELLEVYLDHRFDVVRRRSEFRRGKRRDRLHLVEGLLTALVDIDEVIRLIRSSENSAQAKERLIERFSLSDVQTQYILDTPLRRLTKYDRIELESEKERLNAEIAELTRILESDAELRKLVSAELAVVAKKFGTDRRTVLLESSGAPAAVPLQVADDPCRVLLSSTGLLARTADGNPFEGDGKGRRVKHDLIVSAVPATARGEVGVVTSAGRLLRVNVVDLPQLPEQTGTPNLSGGAPLAEFVSLEADETVVCLTTLDESSPGLALGTEQGVVKRVVPDYPANKEELEVITLREGDRIVGAAELRTGEEDLVFITDDAQLLRYQASQVRPQGRPAGGMAGVKLTQGAKVISFTAVDPAADAVVFTVAGSRGTLDDSVQTTAKVTPFDQYPRKGRATGGVRCQRFLKGEDCLSFAWAGPVPARAAQKNGAPAELPDIDPRRDGSGVSLAKTVAVVAGPA
- a CDS encoding M16 family metallopeptidase, translating into MPMGHTATAEAGSGGLTASEHRLANGLRVVLSEDHLTPVAAVCLWYDVGSRHEVKGRTGLAHLFEHLMFQGSGQVKGNGHFELVQGAGGSLNGTTSFERTNYFETMPAHQLELALWLEADRMGSLLAALDEESMENQRDVVKNERRQRYDNVPYGTAFERLTALAYPEGHPYHHTPIGSMADLDAATLEDARAFFRTYYAPNNAVLSIVGDIDPEQTLAWVEKYFGSIASHDGKPAPRDGSLPDVLGEQLREVVEEEVPARALMAAYRLPEDGTRACDAADLALTVLGGGESSRLFNRLVRRDRTAVAAGFGLLRLAGAPSLGWLDVKTSGDVEVPVIEAAVDEELARFAEEGPTAEEMERAQAQLEREWLDRLGTVAGRADELCRYAVLFGDPQLALTAVTRVLEVTPEEVRDIARARLRPDNRAVLVYEPVAPEEPEAAEAAEVTDENEESAK